One genomic region from Flagellimonas oceani encodes:
- the rlmN gene encoding 23S rRNA (adenine(2503)-C(2))-methyltransferase RlmN, whose translation METKKKDIRALTKEQLRNFFVEQGDKAFRGNQVYEWLWQKSAHDFDAMTNISKETRQMLEDNFVINHIRVDQMQRSSDGTIKNAVRLHDGLVVESVLIPTDTRTTACVSSQVGCSLDCRFCATARLKRMRNLNPDEIYDQVVAIDNESRLYFDRPLSNIVFMGMGEPLMNYNNVLKAIEKITSPEGLGMSPKRIVVSTSGVPKIIKKMADEEVKFGLAVSLHSAIDEVRTSIMPFNSTFPLKDLREALEYWYSKTKNRITYEYVVWKGINDTQEAADALVKFCKFAPSKVNIIEYNPIDDGEFQQAPNSAVEMYQKTLERNGITVTIRRSRGKDIDAACGQLANKS comes from the coding sequence ATGGAAACCAAAAAAAAGGACATACGTGCATTGACCAAGGAACAACTTCGCAATTTTTTTGTGGAGCAGGGCGATAAAGCATTCCGAGGAAATCAGGTCTACGAATGGTTATGGCAAAAATCTGCCCACGATTTTGATGCCATGACCAATATTTCCAAAGAGACCAGACAAATGTTGGAAGATAATTTTGTCATCAATCACATTCGGGTGGACCAAATGCAGCGTAGTTCCGATGGTACCATCAAAAATGCGGTACGTTTGCACGATGGGCTAGTGGTGGAGTCTGTATTGATTCCCACCGATACCCGAACCACCGCTTGTGTATCCAGTCAAGTGGGATGTAGTTTGGATTGCCGGTTTTGTGCCACTGCCCGCCTAAAGCGGATGCGAAATTTGAATCCCGATGAGATTTATGATCAAGTTGTGGCCATTGACAATGAAAGCCGTTTGTATTTTGATCGCCCACTGAGCAATATCGTTTTTATGGGCATGGGCGAACCTTTGATGAATTACAACAATGTATTGAAGGCCATCGAAAAAATCACATCCCCCGAGGGACTGGGCATGTCCCCCAAGCGAATCGTGGTGTCCACATCCGGAGTGCCCAAAATCATTAAAAAAATGGCCGATGAAGAGGTGAAGTTCGGTTTGGCGGTTTCCTTGCATTCGGCAATTGATGAGGTGCGCACCTCCATTATGCCGTTCAATTCCACATTTCCACTGAAAGACCTTCGTGAAGCGCTGGAATATTGGTACAGCAAGACCAAGAACAGAATTACCTACGAATATGTGGTCTGGAAAGGCATCAACGACACTCAGGAAGCAGCCGATGCCTTGGTGAAGTTTTGCAAGTTTGCTCCATCAAAAGTAAATATCATCGAGTATAATCCCATTGATGACGGTGAGTTTCAGCAAGCACCAAATAGTGCCGTTGAAATGTACCAGAAAACCTTGGAACGAAACGGGATTACGGTCACCATACGCAGATCTCGTGGCAAGGACATTGATGCCGCTTGCGGACAGCTTGCCAATAAAAGCTGA
- a CDS encoding 3-phosphoshikimate 1-carboxyvinyltransferase, with the protein MRLQLSSPNNKKIQKSIAITGSKSETNRSLLLQALFPNIKIENLSNSDDGEVMQKGLTKSQGEVDIHHAGTAMRFLTGYFASQEGKEVVLTGSQRMQERPIKVLVEALRSLGADIQYVKEEGYPPLKITGKKLIKSSVSLPANISSQYISSLLLIAPSLQNGMELELIGKITSVPYIKMTLALLEQIGVQTSFEGNSIKVAPKEAVEGTTLVVESDWSSASYFYSIAAMCEVGTEIQLSSYKQSSLQGDSVLAKIYRDFGVDTVFSNNSILLKKAREVKSNHLEYDLSNAPDIAQTIAVTCLGLGIGCHLTGLHTLPIKETDRLAALQTELGKFGATVDIDSESLTLKAQSQLNTGVAVDTYNDHRMAMAFGPLALKADFVVNDAEVVSKSYPDFWNDLKALGFHIGEL; encoded by the coding sequence TTGAGACTCCAGCTTTCTTCACCCAACAATAAAAAAATTCAAAAAAGCATAGCAATAACAGGTTCCAAGAGCGAGACCAATCGCTCACTTTTGTTGCAGGCGCTTTTCCCGAACATCAAAATAGAGAATCTTTCCAATTCCGATGATGGCGAGGTTATGCAAAAAGGATTGACAAAATCTCAAGGAGAAGTGGACATTCACCACGCGGGGACGGCGATGCGCTTTTTAACCGGTTATTTTGCTTCTCAAGAGGGCAAGGAAGTTGTGCTTACCGGGTCTCAACGTATGCAGGAACGTCCCATCAAAGTTTTAGTGGAGGCATTACGGTCGTTAGGTGCAGATATTCAATATGTGAAGGAAGAAGGTTACCCACCTTTGAAGATTACCGGGAAAAAATTGATCAAAAGCAGCGTTTCCCTACCGGCCAATATCAGTAGTCAATATATCTCATCATTATTGTTGATAGCGCCAAGTCTTCAGAACGGAATGGAACTGGAACTTATCGGTAAGATTACATCGGTTCCCTACATTAAAATGACCTTGGCCCTTCTGGAGCAAATAGGAGTTCAAACTTCTTTTGAAGGAAATAGCATCAAGGTTGCCCCCAAAGAAGCTGTCGAAGGCACAACTTTGGTCGTGGAATCCGATTGGAGCTCGGCGAGTTACTTCTACAGCATAGCCGCCATGTGCGAAGTGGGTACGGAAATTCAATTGTCCTCGTACAAACAAAGTTCGTTGCAAGGCGATAGTGTTTTGGCCAAGATTTATCGTGATTTTGGAGTAGATACCGTTTTTTCTAACAATTCCATTCTCCTTAAAAAAGCAAGAGAGGTAAAATCAAATCATTTGGAGTACGATCTTTCCAATGCTCCCGATATTGCACAGACCATTGCAGTTACTTGTCTCGGTTTGGGCATTGGGTGTCATTTAACGGGACTGCACACCTTGCCGATCAAGGAAACAGACCGCTTGGCTGCCTTGCAGACCGAGTTGGGCAAGTTTGGGGCCACAGTCGATATAGATTCCGAAAGCTTGACCTTAAAAGCGCAATCACAGTTGAATACTGGTGTTGCGGTAGATACCTACAACGATCACCGAATGGCAATGGCCTTTGGCCCACTAGCTTTAAAAGCTGATTTCGTGGTAAACGATGCTGAGGTGGTTTCCAAGTCGTATCCCGATTTTTGGAACGATTTAAAAGCGCTCGGTTTCCATATAGGGGAACTGTAA
- the queA gene encoding tRNA preQ1(34) S-adenosylmethionine ribosyltransferase-isomerase QueA yields MKLSNFNFELPKELLAEYPAEHRDESKLMVIHRDSGKIEHKMFKDLVDYFDEDDVMVLNNTKVFPARLFGNKEKTGARIEVFLLRELNQEQRLWDVLVDPARKIRIGNKLYFGEDESLVAEVIDNTTSRGRTLRFLYDGSYTDFRRKLRELGETPLPKYIKREVTADDEERYQTIYAKHEGAVAAPTAGLHFSKHLLKRLEIKGIDFAEVTLHVGLGTFNPVEVEDLSKHKMDSEELVIDEKATEIVNNAKSNKRKVCAVGTTVMRGLESAVSSEHTLNTFEGWTNKFIFPPYEFSIANCMITNFHLPKSTLLMMVSAFAGHDLIKKAYKQAILEGYRFYSYGDAMLIL; encoded by the coding sequence ATGAAATTATCAAACTTCAATTTTGAATTGCCCAAGGAATTATTGGCAGAATATCCCGCAGAGCACAGGGACGAATCCAAACTAATGGTGATTCACCGGGATTCCGGAAAAATTGAGCATAAAATGTTCAAAGACTTAGTTGACTATTTTGATGAAGACGACGTAATGGTCTTGAACAACACCAAGGTATTTCCTGCACGACTTTTTGGTAACAAAGAAAAAACCGGAGCTAGAATCGAGGTTTTCTTGTTGCGCGAGCTTAACCAGGAACAACGGCTTTGGGACGTTTTGGTGGATCCTGCAAGAAAAATCCGTATCGGTAACAAATTATATTTTGGCGAAGACGAGAGCTTGGTGGCCGAAGTTATCGACAACACCACATCAAGAGGTAGAACACTGCGTTTCCTTTATGATGGCTCCTATACCGATTTTAGAAGAAAATTGAGGGAATTGGGAGAAACACCACTTCCAAAATACATAAAAAGAGAAGTTACCGCTGATGATGAGGAGCGTTACCAGACCATTTATGCCAAGCATGAAGGTGCAGTAGCCGCCCCAACTGCTGGTCTTCACTTTTCAAAACACTTGTTGAAGCGTTTGGAGATTAAGGGCATTGATTTTGCCGAAGTGACCTTGCACGTAGGTTTGGGAACATTCAATCCGGTCGAGGTAGAAGATTTGTCCAAACACAAAATGGACAGCGAGGAGTTGGTGATCGATGAAAAAGCGACCGAAATCGTAAACAACGCCAAATCTAATAAAAGAAAGGTATGTGCCGTGGGTACTACCGTGATGAGAGGTTTGGAGAGTGCGGTATCATCCGAGCATACGTTGAATACCTTCGAGGGCTGGACCAATAAGTTCATCTTTCCTCCCTACGAGTTCAGTATCGCCAACTGTATGATTACTAACTTCCACTTGCCGAAATCAACCTTATTGATGATGGTCTCTGCATTTGCAGGTCACGACTTGATCAAGAAAGCATACAAGCAGGCCATTTTGGAAGGCTACCGCTTCTATTCCTACGGGGATGCCATGTTGATTCTGTAA
- a CDS encoding polyprenyl synthetase family protein: MKIVSQIREPIENEMQLFEEKFLKSMSSKVALFNRITYYIVNRKGKQMRPMFVFLTAKLLNGEVNERTYTGASIIELIHTASLVHDDVVDDSNKRRGFFSINALWKNKIAVLVGDFLFSKGLLVSLENKNYDLLHIISNAVRDMSEGELLQIEKARLLDITEDVYYDIIRQKTATLIAACCSMGACSVRPDSDEVEIFRKFGELCGMAFQIKDDLFDYGAEKIGKPTGIDIKEQKMTLPLIYALNNSDKEKKKWLINSIKKHNKNKKRVKEVIEYVKEKGGLDYAVVKMLEFKDEALAILDNYPDSEYKSALTLMVNYVVDRKK; this comes from the coding sequence TTGAAAATCGTTTCGCAGATAAGGGAGCCCATAGAAAATGAGATGCAGCTTTTTGAGGAAAAATTCCTCAAATCCATGTCCTCCAAGGTCGCATTGTTCAACAGGATCACCTACTACATAGTGAATAGAAAGGGCAAGCAAATGCGCCCGATGTTCGTTTTTTTGACCGCCAAGTTGTTGAACGGGGAAGTCAACGAGCGGACCTACACGGGGGCATCCATTATCGAGTTGATCCATACCGCAAGTTTGGTGCACGACGATGTTGTGGACGATAGTAACAAACGAAGAGGTTTTTTCTCCATCAATGCCCTTTGGAAGAACAAAATTGCCGTTTTGGTTGGGGATTTTTTATTCTCGAAAGGACTTTTGGTCTCGTTGGAAAACAAAAATTACGACTTGCTCCATATTATTTCCAATGCGGTACGGGATATGAGCGAAGGGGAATTGCTCCAAATTGAAAAAGCGCGATTGTTGGATATTACGGAAGATGTGTACTACGACATCATCCGACAAAAAACCGCAACCCTAATCGCGGCTTGCTGCAGTATGGGAGCCTGTTCCGTACGACCGGATTCCGATGAAGTAGAAATCTTTAGAAAGTTCGGTGAGCTCTGTGGAATGGCCTTTCAAATCAAGGACGACCTTTTTGATTACGGTGCAGAGAAAATCGGAAAACCTACCGGAATCGATATCAAAGAACAAAAAATGACACTTCCCCTTATCTACGCCTTGAACAATAGCGACAAGGAAAAGAAAAAGTGGTTGATCAACTCCATCAAAAAGCATAACAAAAACAAGAAACGGGTAAAAGAAGTAATCGAGTACGTCAAGGAAAAAGGCGGACTGGATTATGCCGTGGTAAAAATGCTTGAGTTCAAGGACGAAGCCTTGGCCATTTTGGACAATTATCCCGATTCCGAGTATAAAAGTGCCCTCACACTTATGGTCAACTACGTGGTGGATCGTAAAAAATAA
- a CDS encoding RNA polymerase sigma factor, which yields MKIISLHSNEKQLIKKSIKGDQQAQKLLYDKFSPKMLGVCRQYIKDLHFAEDVMIHGFVKVFNHLSSYQFKGSFEGWIRTIMVRESISYLRKRQFVVYDDEAVGVNGEVSTSHDGILDLEYVQQLIDGLPEGYKAVFLLYAIEGYGHKEIAELLEISEGTSKSQLFKARKMLQDNLSLKGMSPKSHSANKK from the coding sequence TTGAAGATCATCTCGCTACATAGCAACGAAAAACAACTGATCAAGAAATCGATCAAAGGGGACCAACAGGCCCAAAAGTTGCTGTACGATAAGTTTTCGCCCAAGATGTTGGGAGTTTGTAGGCAGTACATCAAAGACCTGCATTTTGCAGAGGATGTGATGATCCATGGTTTTGTCAAAGTCTTTAACCACTTAAGTTCCTATCAATTTAAAGGGAGTTTTGAAGGTTGGATCAGAACCATAATGGTGCGAGAGAGCATTTCGTATCTGCGCAAAAGGCAGTTTGTAGTATATGATGACGAAGCTGTTGGGGTAAATGGAGAAGTTTCCACTTCTCACGATGGTATTTTGGATCTAGAGTATGTTCAGCAGCTTATCGACGGATTGCCGGAAGGTTATAAGGCAGTTTTCTTGCTCTACGCCATTGAGGGTTATGGTCATAAAGAGATAGCGGAACTATTGGAAATATCGGAAGGAACCTCGAAATCACAATTGTTCAAGGCCAGAAAGATGCTTCAAGATAATTTAAGTTTAAAGGGAATGTCGCCCAAATCACATTCGGCGAACAAAAAATAG